A region of the Fodinicurvata sediminis DSM 21159 genome:
ACCTCCAGCGCCCTTGCAGAAGGCATTCGCGACCTCAGTGACATGGAATCTCTGGCTTTCTTCGATGCCATCGCACCGATCGTCTACAAGGACTCCATTGATTTCTCCAAGGCGTGGTTTCAGTCGCGTTATGACAAGGGGGATGGCAGCGACTATATCAACTGTCCCCTGAATGAAGCAGAGTACAAGCGTTTCATTACAGCCCTCATGGAGGCAGAGAAGACGGCCTTCAAGGAATGGGAAAAGGATACACCCTATTTCGAGGCTTGCCTGCCCATCGAGGTCATGGCTGAAAGGGGCGCCGAAACCTTGCGCTATGGGCCGATGAAGCCTGTGGGTCTGCACGACCCTCACAGGGATGAAACTCCTTACGCAGTGGTTCAGCTGCGCCAGGATAACGCATTGGGAACGCTATATAATATTGTTGGATTCCAAACCAAGCTTAAGTATGGCGCACAGGCTGAAATCTTCAGGATGATCCCGGGTCTGGAGGGAGCCGAGTTCGCGCGTCTGGGCGGCATTCACCGCAACACCTTCATCAACTCACCGCGTCTGCTGGATGGCACCTTGCGGCACAACAAGGCACCACACTTGCGCTTTGCCGGCCAGATAACGGGCGTGGAAGGCTATGTGGAATCAGCTGCAATCGGCCTACTGGCCGGACGTTTCGCAGCATCGGAACAGAATGGCGAGCAAATCTCGCTGCCTCCGCGCACCACGGCGCTCGGTAGCCTTCTGGCACATATCACTGGGGGTGCCGAAGCGGAGACCTTCCAGCCAATGAACATCAACTTTGGCCTGCTGCCCCCGGCACCGGCGGCGGCCAATGGCAAGAAGCTGCGCAAGAAGGATCGCAAACCAGCCATGGCAGAGCGTGCGCTGACTGACCTCGATGCCTGGCTTGGAAACAGCCGGGCTGCTGCGGAATAACGATCAGAAACGCCCACGCCAGGCATTCCAGCTCACCTTCCAGGCGCCTCTGCCCTCCAGTCGAGCCAGGCGCGAATCAAAGGGGTCGTAATTTGCACGCTTCAATGCCTTCAGGTGAAGATCATTCAGTCCGGCCATGAGAAAGGGCGCCCGACGATCACTTTCTATGCCCTGAGCGTGTTCACGCGCTTGCGAGAGGTGCTCTTCTGCCCGCTTGGCCAGGCGCATCACCACACCGGAAATCTGATCCGAACCTCTCAATTCGAAAAGATCGCTGCGCTGGACACCTGCGACTTCAAGGTGATCTTCCGGTAGATAGAGCCGCTTCTGTCGTGCATGGAAGGGTACCGCCCTTAGAAGGCCTGTCAGGGCCCATGCAATGCCCACATGACGAGCAATCTTGCGTTCCTGCTCATCTGCTGGAGTCCCAAGTGCGGCCAATGCAATGCATATCAACTCCGCAGAGGTCGCTTCGGCATAGTCTTCAAGCGCATCCAGATTGGCTGGCGGTGACGGGTCCAAATCAAGGGACCTGGCATCCAGAATCCGCTCGAAGGACTGAGCCGCTTTTTCCAGGTTTCCTCTGCCCAAGGCCAGTGCCTGCAAGACAGGGTGTGAACGTGTATTGCCCTTCCAAAGCTCTGAAAGGCCTTCGCTCCACCATTGCAGGCGAATCTCGCCAAGTGTGGCCTCACTCACCGTCTCGGCCGTCTTTGCAACCTCAAGGTTCCAGGCATAGACAGCGGCGAGCAGGCTGCGCTGCTCTGCCGTACAGAAAAGAGTCGTAAGATAGCGCGCGTGGTCGTACCGGCGCACCCTTTCAAGGCAATAGTCTGTAGCGCTCTGGCTTTCCATGAATGCGGTCTATCACGCCGCCCACAGCGCTTCCAGCCTCGTGCAAGCCTATAAGGCAATTGGAAAATTTCTGCCGATTTACGGCTTGCCCAATCCGCTGCATCTGTTCACATTCACTCAAGAATACCTATCTCTACAGGATAAGGGACATCACATACCGCGGCCGACAGTGATCGGGTCGGTTTTTCACGTTCAATAAAAAGGAGAGACTCAATGGCTTTCGAGCTTCCAAAACTGCCATATGCCCAGGATGCCCTTGAACCCTATTACTCCGAACGCACACTCAGCTTTCACCATGGCAAACACCATCAGGCCTATGTGACGAAGACCAACGATCTGGTTTCCGGCACCGAACTCGAAGGAAAATCGATCGAGGACGTCATCAAGGCCGCCAAATCCTCGAACAACACCACTCTGTTCAATCAGTCGGCCCAGGTCTGGAACCACACCTTCTTCTGGCACAGCATGAAGCCCGGCGGAGGCGGCAAGCCCACTGGCGATATTGCAGGCAAGATCGAAGAAGCCTATGGCTCTCACGAGAAGTTCGTAGAGGAGTACAAGGCCAAGGCTGCCGGGAACTTCGGCAGCGGGTGGACTTGGCTGGTACTGGAAGGCGGCAAGGTGAAGATCGTCAATACGGACGACGCCGATACACCGCTGGTCACTGATGGCCAAACGCCCCTTTTGACAATCGATGTCTGGGAACACGCCTACTATCTGGACTACCAGAATCGTCGTCCCGATTTCGTTCAGGCCTTTTTCGATCACCTCGTCAACTGGGATTTCGTGAACAAGAACCTTTCTAAGGCCTGAGTTTCAGGGCCTTCCGCAGAAAAAGGGCTGCCTCGACTGGCAGCCCTTTTTATTTGTCGGGAACAGTCCAACAAACTGTTACAGGAAGAAGGCTTGTCACCTGTAGCATACAGGTAGTATTTCCATTCAAACGGCGCCTGCCATTTGAAAGACCTTCTACGGAGAAACCATTTGCGAGCCATCAAGATTGTCGCCATCGCCCTGATCATTGCAGGGGTCATTACCCTGGTCCTTCCCTACATTCCTTTTACCCAGGAAAAAGAGGTTCTGGATGTTGGACCCATCACGGCAACAGCCGAAGATGAAAAGCGTGTCCAGATTTCTCCATTCATTGGTTTTGGGTTGCTGGTGGTTGGTTCGGTTTTGCTGATCTTTGACCGAACCAAGCAGTAACCGAGCAGAAGAGACTCCCTCCAAACCTGTTCTACTTGGACTTTTCAGACTTCAGAGCGAATCACTCAACAGCGATCAGGGCGGCTGCTACAAGCCGCCCTTCAGCTTGCAGGACGTTATAGGTTCGCGAGGCAGCACCTGTATCCATAGGCTCGACGGCCACTCCTCTTTCCTTCAACGCGGCCCGGAAATCACCTGTGATCATGACGGGTTTCCGGCCGAGCCCCAGTAGAAGCAGTTCCACCTCAGAACGGCCAGCAACGCTTTCGAGGCTTTCAACCGTCAACGCATCACTGGAAGAGACCGCCCATGAGAGGGTTTGATCCGGCAGCACTAGGATCGAACCTTCGTAACGATGGCCAGAGACACGGAAGCCCATGTCGCCATATGATTCGATCACTTGGCGTCCCTGTGGAACAAGCGGCGTAATATCCATGTCATGGCTCCTCTTTACGGAGGATTCAGACCTGCGGCACGCCGTCCTGGGCCTTCGAGCGGTCTTCTTCTTCCTG
Encoded here:
- the trmFO gene encoding methylenetetrahydrofolate--tRNA-(uracil(54)-C(5))-methyltransferase (FADH(2)-oxidizing) TrmFO — protein: MSKEPVHIIGGGLAGSEAAWQLAQAGVPVVLHEMRPLCKTEAHQTDSLAELVCSNSFRSDDAMNNGVGLLHEEMRRCNSLILSMGDRHRLPAGGALAVDRHGFSADVTASLEAEPLVEIDRNEVAGLPPKSWGQVIVATGPLTSSALAEGIRDLSDMESLAFFDAIAPIVYKDSIDFSKAWFQSRYDKGDGSDYINCPLNEAEYKRFITALMEAEKTAFKEWEKDTPYFEACLPIEVMAERGAETLRYGPMKPVGLHDPHRDETPYAVVQLRQDNALGTLYNIVGFQTKLKYGAQAEIFRMIPGLEGAEFARLGGIHRNTFINSPRLLDGTLRHNKAPHLRFAGQITGVEGYVESAAIGLLAGRFAASEQNGEQISLPPRTTALGSLLAHITGGAEAETFQPMNINFGLLPPAPAAANGKKLRKKDRKPAMAERALTDLDAWLGNSRAAAE
- a CDS encoding Mth938-like domain-containing protein — translated: MDITPLVPQGRQVIESYGDMGFRVSGHRYEGSILVLPDQTLSWAVSSSDALTVESLESVAGRSEVELLLLGLGRKPVMITGDFRAALKERGVAVEPMDTGAASRTYNVLQAEGRLVAAALIAVE
- a CDS encoding superoxide dismutase; translated protein: MAFELPKLPYAQDALEPYYSERTLSFHHGKHHQAYVTKTNDLVSGTELEGKSIEDVIKAAKSSNNTTLFNQSAQVWNHTFFWHSMKPGGGGKPTGDIAGKIEEAYGSHEKFVEEYKAKAAGNFGSGWTWLVLEGGKVKIVNTDDADTPLVTDGQTPLLTIDVWEHAYYLDYQNRRPDFVQAFFDHLVNWDFVNKNLSKA
- a CDS encoding phytoene/squalene synthase family protein is translated as MESQSATDYCLERVRRYDHARYLTTLFCTAEQRSLLAAVYAWNLEVAKTAETVSEATLGEIRLQWWSEGLSELWKGNTRSHPVLQALALGRGNLEKAAQSFERILDARSLDLDPSPPANLDALEDYAEATSAELICIALAALGTPADEQERKIARHVGIAWALTGLLRAVPFHARQKRLYLPEDHLEVAGVQRSDLFELRGSDQISGVVMRLAKRAEEHLSQAREHAQGIESDRRAPFLMAGLNDLHLKALKRANYDPFDSRLARLEGRGAWKVSWNAWRGRF